The following coding sequences lie in one Arachis hypogaea cultivar Tifrunner chromosome 4, arahy.Tifrunner.gnm2.J5K5, whole genome shotgun sequence genomic window:
- the LOC112794995 gene encoding uncharacterized protein, producing the protein MGTIWLRTVLGETPLTKTIDIRYIIVDCISPYNIILGRPALNTFGAIVSTLHLCVKFPVQDELIATVHADHKEARQCYHTSLKQQELNKAIPARVQAVYSSDDPPPLNKLDPREEFRERPQALDELEKVTFYGSTNKFTYIGNALSGKEKARLIKLLRDNTDLFAWTPIDMPGINPSIICHKLVVDPTVKPMAQKKLNLGEERRQASLEETKKLLSAGFIKEVRFTTWLSNVVMVKKNTGKWRMCVDFTNLNKACPKDAYPLPCIDKLVDSASGFNCLSFMDAYSGYNQILMHPEDQHKTAFITEFGNYCYTVMPFGLKNAGATYQRLMDKMFRNQIGRNIEVYVDDMVAKTSQGNSHCDDLTEVFGQIRAYNMRLNPEKCTFGIQGGKFLGFMLTSKGIEANPEKCAAILDMTSPKTVKEVQKLTGRIAALSRFLPAIADRSFHFFQAISKHKQFTWTNACEESFRKLKAMLMSPQILQSPEEGKPLYLYLSVSNHAISSALVLETGKTQKPVYFVSKVLQPTEQRYPMVEQLALALITTSRRLRHYFQSHTIIVRTDQPLRQILAKPEVAGRLIKWSIELSEFDIQYQPRPALKSQILVDFIAEFTCPHNTAGPSTGMMYVDGASNNEGSGARIILEYEDTIIEQSVRFSFEANNNQAEYEALLAGLNLAIKLQIPRIVVHCDSLLIVQQVNGSFQVKDPLLERYWNMVRKLILTFDKFKIIHVPRGNNQRADILSKLATSRKGTSPKLSQLTLEEPSVNLTYILSMSQELDWRVPIIDYLLHGTIPTSETNPKLFRRQASFYVLVGAELYKRGFSQPLLKCLSKKESAEAMDEVHEGVCGNHIGGRSLAAKLLRAGYYWPTIRKDCINKVKKCDHCQKHATIMHSPAEVLHSTEVTWPFFRWGMDILGPFSTAPGQVMSG; encoded by the coding sequence ATGGGAACTATTTGGTTAAGAACTGTTTTGGGGGAAACCCCTCTCACAAAAACGATTGATATTAGATACATCATAGTAGATTGCATAAGCCCATACAACATCATTTTAGGCAGACCAGCTTTAAATACTTTTGGTGCAATTGTATCCACTTTACATCTGTGTGTTAAGTTTCCAGTACAGGACGAACTCATCGCTACAGTACACGCCGACCACAAAGAAGCACGGCAATGCTACCACACTAGCTTAAAACAACAAGAATTGAACAAAGCCATTCCAGCACGGGTACAAGCCGTGTACAGCTCGGATGACCCTCCTCCCCTTAATAAGCTCGACCCAAGGGAGGAATTCCGAGAACGACCTCAAGCATTGGACGAGCTTGAGAAGGTAACGTTTTATGGAAGTACTAACAAGTTTACATACATAGGTAATGCACTTTCAGGTAAGGAAAAAGCTCGACTAATAAAGCTCCTCAGAGACAAcaccgacctcttcgcatggacacCAATAGATATGCCAGGCATCAACCCCAGCATTATATGCCATAAGCTAGTCGTGGACCCAACAGTCAAGCCCATGGCTCAAAAGAAGCTCAACTTGGGAGAGGAAAGACGACAAGCATCCTTAGAGGAAACCAAAAAACTATTGTCAGCAGGATTTATCAAAGAAGTAAGGTTCACAACATGGCTGTCAAACGTCGTAATGGTAAAAAAGAACacaggtaaatggcgcatgtgcgtcgacttcacAAACCTTAACAAGGCATGCCCCAAAGATGCATATCCACTACCTTGTATTGACAAGCTGGTAGATAGCGCATCCGGTTTTAATTGTctaagcttcatggatgcatattctggataCAACCAGATTCTAATGCATCCTGAAGACCAACATAAGACTGCATTTATAACAGAATTCGGAAACTATTGTTACACAGTAATGCCTTTTGGCCTTAAGAACGCAGGTGCAACATACCAGCGACTAATGGATAAAATGTTTAGAAATCAAATTGGGAGAAACATTGAGGTCTATGTCGACGACATGGTAGCCAAAACATCACAGGGGAACTCACATTGCGATGACTTAACCGAGGTCTTTGGTCAGATCCGAGCATATAACATGAGGTTAAACCCGGAAAAATGCACTTTCGGTATACAAGGTGGAAAATTTCTGGGCTTCATGTTGACATCCAAGGGAATCGAAGCAAATCCTGAGAAATGTGCTGCGATACTTGACATGACCTCGCCGAAGACTGTGAAGGAGGTGCAAAAGCTCACAGGAAGAATAGCAGCCTTGTCCCGGTTCCTGCCGGCAATAGCAGACAgatcttttcattttttccaaGCAATATCGAAGCATAAACAGTTTACTTGGACAAATGCCTGCGAAGAATCTTTTAGGAAGCTGAAAGCAATGCTGATGTCTCCCCAGATACTACAGAGTCCGGAGGAGGGTAAACCATTATATTTGTATTTATCTGTATCTAATCACGCTATAAGTTCGGCTCTTGTGCTTGAAacaggaaaaacacaaaaaccaGTATATTTCGTCAGCAAGGTCCTACAGCCCACCGAGCAAAGATACCCAATGGTAGAGCAACTGGCTCTGGCCCTGATCACCACATCAAGAAGGCTCAGACATTATTTCCAAAGCCACACCATCATCGTGCGGACAGATCAACCCCTTCGGCAAATATTAGCAAAACCGGAAGTAGCAGGAAGGTTGATCAAATGGTCTATCGAATTATCAGAATTCGATATCCAGTATCAACCCAGGCCAGCTTTGAAGTCACAAATCCTGGTGGACTTCATTGCTGAGTTCACCTGTCCACATAACACTGCCGGACCGAGCACAGGGATGATGTATGTTGACGGAGCATCAAACAATGAAGGAAGCGGAGCAAGAATTATACTTGAGTATGAGGACACCATCATAGAACAGTCCGTAAGATTCTCTTTTGAAGCCAAcaacaatcaagcagaatacgAAGCTTTACTAGCCGGATTAAACCTCGCCATCAAACTACAGATACCAAGAATCGTCGTACATTGTGATTCGCTGTTAATAGTACAACAGGTGAACGGATCTTTCCAGGTAAAGGACCCCTTACTAGAGCGATATTGGAATATGGTAAGAAAACTTATCTTGACATTcgataaattcaaaattattcaTGTTCCAAGAGGAAATAACCAGAGAGCGGACATACTATCTAAGTTGGCAACAAGCAGAAAAGGCACTTCGCCCAAACTGTCACAATTAACGCTAGAAGAACCTAGCGTGAACCTAACATATATTTTAAGCATGTCACAGGAACTAGATTGGAGAGTACCCATCATAGATTATCTCCTCCACGGAACAATACCTACCAGTGAGACAAACCCAAAACTATTCCGAAGACAAGCAAGCTTCTATGTGTTGGTCGGCGCCGAGCTATACAAGAGAGGATTTTCACAACCACTCCTCAAATGCCTAAGCAAAAAGGAATCAGCAGAAGCCATGGACGAAGTCCATGAAGGAGTCTGCGGAAATCACATAGGTGGGAGAAGCCTAGCAGCAAAGCTACTCAGAGCAGGTTACTACTGGCCGACCATAAGAAAAGATTGCATAAACAAAGTAAAAAAATGCGATCACTGTCAAAAACATGCAACGATAATGCACAGCCCTGCCGAGGTGTTGCATAGCACGGAGGTAACTTGGCCATTTTTCAGATGGGGAATGGACATCTTAGGACCATTTTCAACAGCACCAGgtcaggtgatgagcggataa
- the LOC112794994 gene encoding uncharacterized protein yields MADNGIQQPTQAELLAQISELQAEVRRIAELSSNNRTTKHGGEDPKSSNQNDTESQKLTPPKEKLTIDNPFSEDIMKFQMPKNFVLPTALEPYKGFGDPRVHIRKFQSMMFFNGASEPILCRAFPTYLDGSALLWFSKLSAGLISSFEELARSFIDYFTASRIYVHGTDYLSTIKQGQHESLKDYMTQFAEATMEIPDLSPKVHLHALKSGLRPGKFQETITVSKPKTLDEFQEKAAGQMEIEELREARKTDKQQPRREEEKTFRSQSSKELKKPFKLNPKFDNYTQFNTKREDIIKEILHAKMIKPPNRAGNYQDQRFVDRPNHCAFHQKFGHTTDDYVAAKDLLERLARQGLLDKYVDGRKNRGGIKTPEIN; encoded by the coding sequence ATGGCTGACAACGGAATACAGCAACCCACGCAAGCTGAGCTCTTAGCCCAGATTTCCGAGCTCCAAGCAGAAGTCCGAAGGATAGCCGAGTTGTCGTCCAACAACCGAACAACAAAACATGGTGGGGAAGACCCCAAGAGCTCAAACCAGAATGACACGGAATCCCAAAAGCTCACCCCGCCAAAAGAGAAGCTGACCATAGATAACCCCTTCTCGGAAGACATCATGAAATTTCAAATGCCAAAAAATTTCGTCCTGCCTACTGCCCTTGAACCATATAAGGGGTTTGGTGATCCTCGTGTCCATATTAGAAAATTTCAATCTATGATGTTCTTTAATGGTGCCTCTGAGCCCATACTTTGTCGAGCTTTTCCTACCTATTTAGATGGTTCTGCATTACTCTGGTTCTCTAAGTTGTCTGCAGGTTTAATCTCTTCTTTTGAAGAACTGGCGAGATCCTTCATTGATTATTTCACTGCGTCAAGAATATATGTGCATGGGACAGACTATCTGAGCACCATCAAGCAAGGGCAGCACGAGAGCCTAAAGGATTACATGACGCAGTTTGCTGAGGCAACCATGGAGATTCCAGATCTGAGCCCAAAGGTCCACCTACACGCTCTCAAGAGCGGCCTCAGACCTGGCAAGTTCCAAGAGACGATCACAGTATCAAAACCAAAGACGTTAGACGAATTCCAAGAAAAAGCCGCTGGCCAAATGGAGATTGAAGAGCTTCGGGAAGCTCGGAAGACAGACAAGCAACAAccgagaagggaagaagaaaagaccTTTAGATCACAAAGCAGCAAAGAGCTGAAGAAGCCTTTCAAACTTAACCCAAAGTTCGACAACTATACCCAGTTCAACACAAAGAGGGAAGACATTATAAAAGAAATTCTACACGCCAAGATGATCAAACCTCCAAATAGGGCAGGCAATTATCAGGATCAGAGGTTCGTAGACAGACCAAATCATTGCGCCTTCCATCAAAAATTCGGCCACACAACAGATGACTATGTGGCAGCAAAGGATCTACTGGAACGGTTGGCAAGACAAGGACTCTTAGACAAATATGTTGAcgggaggaagaatagaggaggaATCAAAACACCGGAGATTAACTaa